The following are encoded in a window of Prevotella melaninogenica genomic DNA:
- the tnpC gene encoding IS66 family transposase, protein MKEQVTDISKVLQGMTEEMRLLRATVNQQYAEIIKLNRNINALNLQIRKKDTELINLRERLAKYEKPDKNSNNSSTPPSKERIKDEVIRRTRSLRKPSGKKPGGQKGHDGHKLSYSSIPDEIIDEIPNYCTRCGESLSDAERVLDYVTQVISIPELKPVIKEIRHYVMVCKNCGERIRTVPRRRSNNVVYDSSIKSLVVYLSVVQFLPYGRIASFLREVFGLTPSEGSLVNWVNEAKRNAQPVIDKIKGYIKSSAVVGFDESGLYCKKRLDWAWIAQTVYYTLLFRANGRGSKVLADKFGDSLERMTAVTDRHSAYFALHFLNHQVCLAHLLRELQYLSELNTKQEWSGKVTNLFREAIHERNTNPNNVIDKVSWTRRLDNLLKQNIEELGKKFITFRKGLVKCRDYIFNFLENPMIPFDNNGSERGIRKLKIKLKNSCAFRSDFGADAFLELHSIVETAKKHDKTPYNAIQALFKV, encoded by the coding sequence ATGAAAGAGCAGGTTACGGACATATCAAAAGTATTACAAGGCATGACGGAAGAGATGCGATTATTACGTGCAACTGTTAATCAGCAGTATGCCGAGATTATCAAATTGAACCGTAACATAAATGCTTTGAACCTCCAAATTCGCAAGAAAGATACGGAACTTATAAACTTACGGGAACGCTTAGCTAAGTATGAAAAACCTGACAAAAACTCTAATAACAGCAGCACTCCTCCAAGCAAGGAGCGTATAAAGGATGAGGTTATCAGAAGAACAAGAAGCCTCCGTAAGCCAAGTGGTAAGAAGCCGGGAGGACAAAAGGGGCATGATGGGCATAAGTTGTCTTACTCTTCCATACCTGACGAGATAATTGATGAGATACCCAACTATTGCACTCGTTGCGGAGAATCTTTATCAGATGCAGAACGTGTGCTTGATTATGTGACGCAGGTTATTTCCATTCCAGAGTTGAAGCCCGTAATCAAGGAAATCCGACACTATGTGATGGTATGCAAGAACTGTGGTGAACGTATTCGGACAGTACCGAGACGGCGGTCAAACAACGTGGTATATGATTCAAGCATAAAGTCCTTAGTGGTTTATCTGAGTGTCGTACAATTTCTTCCTTACGGTCGCATAGCAAGTTTTTTGCGTGAGGTATTTGGACTCACTCCAAGCGAAGGCTCACTGGTGAACTGGGTAAATGAGGCAAAGAGAAATGCGCAACCTGTGATTGATAAAATTAAAGGATATATTAAGTCATCAGCAGTTGTTGGTTTCGATGAGAGCGGCTTGTACTGTAAGAAAAGACTCGACTGGGCATGGATTGCACAAACCGTTTATTACACACTGCTTTTCCGTGCTAATGGAAGAGGGTCGAAGGTATTAGCAGACAAATTTGGCGATAGCCTGGAACGAATGACTGCCGTTACCGACCGCCATAGCGCATACTTTGCACTCCATTTCCTCAATCATCAGGTATGCCTTGCTCACTTACTGCGCGAACTGCAATATCTCTCAGAGTTGAACACTAAGCAAGAGTGGTCTGGGAAAGTAACCAATCTGTTCCGTGAAGCCATTCACGAGCGGAATACCAATCCGAACAACGTTATAGACAAGGTGTCATGGACCCGACGTTTAGACAATCTACTCAAACAGAATATAGAGGAGCTTGGTAAAAAGTTTATTACGTTCAGAAAAGGCTTGGTCAAATGCAGAGATTACATTTTCAATTTCCTCGAAAATCCGATGATACCATTTGACAATAATGGAAGTGAACGTGGAATACGCAAGCTAAAAATCAAACTGAAGAACTCCTGTGCTTTTCGTTCAGACTTCGGAGCAGACGCTTTCCTTGAACTTCATTCGATTGTAGAAACAGCTAAGAAGCACGACAAAACTCCATATAATGCGATTCAAGCCTTATTTAAGGTTTGA
- a CDS encoding thiamine-phosphate kinase, which yields MEIKDLGEFGLINRLTKDIQPINNSTIMGVGDDAAVLHYSDKETLVSSQMFMEGVQFDLTYIDMEHLAYKVAMIAMSNIFAMNGQPRQLIVSLGLGKRFKVENLDQFYAGLNKACTKWNVDIVGGDTTSSYTGLAINLTCIGEAAKDDIVYRSGANETDLICVTGDLGSAYMGLQILEREKTVYYQQVQEYNNKVKEAQSNKDEKRLEALRQERAVIEDFQPDFAGKEYLIDRQLKPEARGDVLNQLRTAGIHPTSMIDISDGLASELKHICEKSHCGCRIYEKNIPIDYQTAATCEEFNMNLTTAALNGGEDYELLFTVPIGDHEKIDKMENIRQIGYITKESLGAFLIARDGNEFELKAQGWPINEK from the coding sequence ATGGAAATAAAAGACCTTGGTGAATTCGGACTAATCAACCGTCTCACAAAAGATATACAACCAATCAACAACTCTACCATTATGGGCGTGGGTGATGATGCTGCTGTTTTACACTATTCAGATAAAGAAACACTTGTCTCTTCACAGATGTTCATGGAGGGTGTACAGTTCGATTTAACTTACATAGACATGGAACATCTTGCCTACAAGGTGGCTATGATAGCTATGAGTAACATCTTCGCTATGAACGGACAGCCACGGCAACTCATCGTTTCATTAGGACTTGGAAAACGTTTCAAAGTAGAAAACCTTGATCAGTTCTATGCAGGATTGAACAAAGCTTGTACTAAATGGAATGTAGATATTGTTGGAGGTGACACGACTTCTTCATATACGGGACTTGCTATTAACCTCACTTGTATTGGTGAAGCTGCAAAAGATGATATCGTCTATCGTAGTGGAGCAAACGAGACCGATCTTATCTGCGTTACCGGTGACCTTGGTTCTGCCTACATGGGTTTACAGATTCTCGAACGCGAAAAGACAGTCTACTACCAGCAGGTCCAGGAATATAATAATAAGGTAAAAGAAGCACAAAGTAATAAAGATGAGAAACGACTCGAAGCTTTGCGTCAAGAACGTGCAGTCATTGAGGATTTTCAGCCTGATTTTGCAGGTAAAGAATATCTTATTGACCGTCAGTTGAAACCTGAAGCACGTGGTGATGTTCTCAATCAACTGCGCACAGCAGGTATACACCCAACCTCTATGATTGATATTTCAGATGGTTTGGCAAGTGAGTTAAAACATATTTGCGAAAAAAGTCACTGCGGTTGTAGAATTTATGAAAAGAATATTCCTATCGATTATCAAACTGCAGCAACCTGCGAAGAATTCAATATGAACCTTACAACAGCAGCTTTGAATGGTGGGGAAGACTATGAACTTCTTTTTACAGTACCTATCGGTGATCATGAGAAGATTGATAAGATGGAGAATATCAGACAGATAGGTTATATAACAAAAGAAAGCCTGGGTGCATTCCTTATTGCTCGTGATGGTAACGAGTTTGAGTTGAAGGCACAAGGTTGGCCTATAAACGAGAAATAG
- a CDS encoding purine-nucleoside phosphorylase encodes MTTSPKTAIILGTGLGQLASEITDSYSFSYQDIPNFPVSTVEGHAGSLIFGRLGGKDIMAMKGRFHFYEGYNMKDVTFPIRVMHELGIETLFVSNASGGMNPSFKIGDLMIITDHINMFPEHPLRGRNFPTGPRFPDMHEAYDHKLVDLADSIAKEKNIEVQHGVYMGVQGPTFETPAEYRMYHKMGGDAVGMSTVPEVIVARHSGIKVFGISVITDLGGFDVPVKVSHEEVQEAANAAQPRMTEIMREMIKRS; translated from the coding sequence ATGACCACAAGTCCAAAGACAGCCATCATTCTGGGCACAGGCCTCGGACAATTAGCTTCAGAGATAACCGATAGCTACTCATTTTCTTATCAAGATATACCAAATTTTCCAGTTTCAACAGTAGAAGGTCACGCTGGTAGCCTTATCTTTGGACGACTTGGTGGTAAGGATATCATGGCTATGAAAGGTCGCTTCCACTTCTATGAAGGATATAACATGAAGGATGTTACCTTCCCAATTCGTGTAATGCACGAGTTAGGCATTGAAACATTGTTTGTTTCAAACGCTTCTGGCGGTATGAATCCATCGTTCAAGATTGGTGACCTCATGATTATTACAGATCATATTAATATGTTCCCAGAACATCCGCTACGTGGTCGTAACTTCCCTACAGGTCCTCGTTTTCCAGATATGCACGAGGCATACGACCATAAATTGGTTGATTTAGCAGACTCTATTGCTAAGGAGAAGAACATCGAAGTTCAGCATGGAGTTTACATGGGCGTACAAGGACCAACCTTTGAAACACCTGCAGAATACCGTATGTACCACAAGATGGGAGGTGATGCAGTTGGCATGAGTACCGTACCAGAGGTTATCGTTGCTCGCCATAGTGGTATTAAGGTGTTCGGCATCAGTGTAATCACTGACCTTGGTGGCTTTGATGTTCCTGTAAAGGTTAGCCACGAAGAGGTTCAGGAAGCTGCAAATGCTGCACAGCCACGTATGACAGAGATTATGCGTGAGATGATTAAACGCTCATAA
- the lpxK gene encoding tetraacyldisaccharide 4'-kinase: MEGDHIKINKWLLPFSWLYGLGVRLRNELFELNILKSRQFDIPVISVGNITVGGSGKTPHVEYLIRLLKDKMKVAVLSRGYKRKSRGYVLAKENTPMREIGDEPYQMKTKFPDIRVAVDKKRCEGIDRLTSDEETKDTDVILLDDAFQHRYVHPGINILLVDYHRLIIYDKLLPAGRLREPLSGKNRADIVIITKCPKSLNPIDYRVLRKAMELYPFQQLYFTTLDYCDLEPIFSKGRNIPLTEIRGKNVLLLAGIMSPKQLELDLNSFTGNNALTTLSFPDHHAFTTKDIHRINETFAKMPEPKLIVTTEKDKARLVDIDKLSDEVKENIYALPIKVSFMLDKEETFNQKIISYVRKNSRNSILAKREDDHKSKDSHHSGHRPRTISFRDNR, from the coding sequence ATGGAAGGAGACCACATTAAAATAAACAAATGGCTGTTGCCTTTCAGCTGGCTCTATGGGCTGGGAGTAAGATTGCGCAATGAGTTATTTGAACTGAACATTCTCAAATCCCGACAGTTTGATATTCCAGTCATATCTGTTGGTAACATTACTGTGGGTGGTTCAGGAAAGACTCCCCACGTAGAATATCTTATCCGATTGCTGAAGGATAAGATGAAGGTGGCTGTCCTCTCACGTGGCTATAAACGTAAAAGCCGTGGATATGTGTTGGCAAAAGAAAACACTCCTATGCGTGAGATTGGTGACGAACCCTATCAAATGAAAACAAAGTTCCCTGATATTCGTGTTGCAGTTGATAAGAAGCGATGTGAGGGAATAGACCGATTAACATCTGACGAGGAAACAAAAGATACAGATGTAATCCTTTTAGACGATGCTTTTCAGCACCGATATGTACATCCTGGTATCAACATTCTGTTAGTTGATTATCATCGACTTATCATCTATGACAAACTTCTTCCTGCTGGTAGATTACGAGAACCACTCTCAGGAAAAAATCGTGCAGATATTGTGATTATCACAAAGTGTCCTAAGAGTCTAAACCCAATAGACTATCGTGTATTGAGGAAAGCTATGGAACTCTACCCTTTCCAACAGCTTTATTTTACGACGTTAGATTATTGTGATTTGGAACCTATCTTCAGTAAAGGAAGAAATATACCACTCACAGAGATAAGAGGAAAAAATGTCTTGTTGCTTGCTGGTATCATGTCACCAAAGCAATTGGAGTTGGATCTAAACTCTTTCACAGGAAACAATGCACTGACAACACTCTCGTTCCCAGACCATCATGCATTCACAACAAAGGATATTCATCGTATTAACGAGACCTTTGCTAAAATGCCTGAACCAAAATTGATTGTCACAACAGAGAAAGATAAGGCACGTCTTGTTGATATTGATAAATTGTCAGACGAAGTAAAAGAAAATATTTATGCGCTTCCTATCAAGGTAAGCTTTATGCTTGACAAGGAAGAGACATTCAATCAAAAAATAATATCCTATGTACGAAAAAATTCAAGAAACAGCATCTTGGCTAAAAGAGAGGATGACCACAAGTCCAAAGACAGCCATCATTCTGGGCACAGGCCTCGGACAATTAGCTTCAGAGATAACCGATAG
- the sppA gene encoding signal peptide peptidase SppA: MKQFFKFVFASFFGMMLFSIVTGLFAFFTIVGMIASQDTTKEPEDNSVLVLNLSGQMSERSENNFLSQLQGSQINSLGLDDMLEGIRKAKDNDKIKGIYIEAGAFASDSYASMQALRKALLDFKKSRKWIIAYADTYTQGTYYLSSVADKVYLNPQGQIDWHGLASEPVFIKDLLAKFGVKMQVVKVGAYKSATEMFTGDKMSDANREQTSAYLNSIWGNITKEVGASRGLSVVQLNAYADSMITFADPQEYVKLKLVDGLVYTDQIKGIVKKQLGIEADKDINQVTIADMVNTEDKNQGDKENEVAVYYAYGDIVDGVVGGLFSQGHQIDAQVVCKDLEKLGKDKDVKAVVIRVNSGGGSAYASEQIWHQIMELKKLKPVVVSMGGMAASGGYYMSAPANWSVAEPTTITGSIGIFGMFPDVSGLLREKLGLKFDEVKTNKYSDFGTRARPFTEEEMSYLSQYVNRGYKLFRHRVAEGRKMTEEQVEKVAQGHVFTGQDAQKIGLVDQLGGLDVAVAKAAQLAKLPNYRKCAYPKEPNFLEQMMDQTNPNNYLSQQLRANLGDYYEPFTLLKTIDQQSAIQARLPFYPNIH; the protein is encoded by the coding sequence ATGAAACAATTTTTCAAATTTGTTTTTGCTTCTTTCTTTGGAATGATGTTGTTTAGCATCGTTACAGGACTCTTTGCATTTTTCACTATTGTTGGTATGATTGCATCGCAGGATACAACCAAAGAACCTGAAGACAACTCAGTACTTGTATTGAATCTTTCAGGACAGATGTCAGAGAGAAGTGAAAACAATTTTCTTAGTCAGCTACAAGGTTCTCAAATAAATAGTTTGGGTCTTGACGATATGCTTGAAGGAATCAGAAAAGCTAAAGACAACGATAAAATAAAGGGTATATACATCGAAGCAGGTGCGTTTGCGTCTGATTCATATGCTTCTATGCAGGCATTGCGTAAAGCACTACTCGATTTCAAGAAGAGTAGAAAGTGGATTATTGCTTACGCTGACACCTATACTCAGGGTACATACTACTTGTCGTCTGTTGCTGACAAGGTCTATCTGAATCCACAAGGACAAATTGACTGGCACGGATTAGCTTCTGAACCAGTTTTCATTAAGGACCTCTTGGCGAAGTTTGGTGTAAAGATGCAGGTAGTAAAGGTTGGTGCTTACAAAAGCGCAACCGAGATGTTCACTGGCGACAAGATGAGCGATGCTAATCGTGAGCAAACATCAGCCTATTTAAACAGTATCTGGGGCAATATTACAAAGGAAGTTGGCGCAAGCAGAGGTTTGTCAGTAGTACAACTGAACGCATACGCTGACAGTATGATAACCTTTGCTGACCCACAAGAATATGTAAAATTAAAGCTCGTTGATGGCTTAGTTTATACAGACCAGATAAAGGGAATCGTGAAGAAGCAGTTAGGTATTGAGGCTGATAAAGACATCAATCAGGTTACAATTGCTGACATGGTGAACACTGAGGACAAAAACCAAGGTGATAAGGAAAATGAAGTTGCAGTCTACTATGCTTATGGTGATATTGTTGATGGTGTTGTAGGAGGTCTCTTCTCACAAGGTCATCAGATTGACGCACAAGTTGTTTGCAAGGATTTGGAGAAATTAGGAAAAGATAAAGACGTTAAGGCTGTTGTCATACGTGTCAACTCTGGCGGCGGCTCCGCTTATGCATCAGAGCAAATCTGGCATCAGATTATGGAACTGAAGAAGTTAAAACCTGTCGTGGTTAGTATGGGTGGAATGGCTGCTTCAGGTGGCTATTATATGTCAGCTCCAGCCAACTGGAGTGTTGCTGAACCTACAACAATTACAGGCTCTATTGGTATCTTTGGTATGTTCCCTGATGTTAGCGGTCTGCTAAGAGAAAAATTGGGTTTAAAGTTTGATGAGGTTAAAACCAACAAATATTCAGACTTCGGCACACGTGCTCGCCCATTCACAGAAGAAGAAATGTCATATCTTAGCCAATATGTAAACCGTGGCTATAAACTCTTCCGTCACCGTGTGGCAGAAGGACGTAAGATGACTGAAGAACAGGTTGAGAAGGTAGCACAGGGGCATGTGTTTACTGGTCAAGATGCACAAAAGATAGGACTTGTTGATCAGCTTGGTGGATTGGATGTTGCTGTAGCAAAAGCTGCACAACTTGCTAAACTACCAAATTATAGAAAATGTGCTTACCCAAAGGAGCCTAACTTCTTAGAGCAAATGATGGATCAAACGAATCCTAATAATTACCTCAGCCAGCAGTTACGTGCTAACTTAGGTGACTATTATGAGCCTTTTACACTCTTGAAGACTATCGACCAACAGAGTGCAATTCAGGCACGTCTGCCATTTTATCCTAATATCCATTAA
- a CDS encoding glycerate kinase family protein, producing the protein MKHIILAIDSFKGCLSSVEAEDAAEQGLRERWQDIKVVKIPVTDGGDGMLEVFLQLFDCKEITINCHDALMRPIQASYAVCADNMVVIESALSCGINLLKSHELNPLRATTYGLGELFADALKRGFRKFIIGLGGSATSDCGLGMLAALKDIFGKNWRDKFLRDLDITLASDVNNPLYGEHGAAGVFGPQKGATPEMIVCLDRRAHTFARMAATQLGFDCSLNNGAGAAGGLGYAFMQFMNAKMRSGADVLLETVNFNSLIEDADLIITGEGSADSQTLMGKIPIRVLEYGLRKNVSVMLIAGKIKDAAALLKAGFSQVQCITPKDMMLTEAMKPNVAKDNIQKAIMQL; encoded by the coding sequence ATGAAGCATATTATTTTAGCTATAGATAGTTTTAAAGGTTGTCTCTCTTCTGTTGAAGCTGAAGATGCTGCTGAACAGGGGCTTCGTGAGCGGTGGCAGGATATTAAAGTTGTAAAGATTCCTGTCACGGATGGAGGAGATGGAATGTTAGAAGTCTTTTTACAGTTATTCGACTGTAAGGAGATTACTATTAATTGCCACGATGCACTTATGCGACCTATTCAAGCAAGCTATGCCGTATGTGCTGATAATATGGTCGTTATAGAATCTGCTTTGTCATGTGGTATCAACCTACTCAAGTCGCATGAATTGAACCCTTTACGTGCAACTACTTATGGATTAGGTGAACTCTTTGCAGATGCACTTAAAAGAGGGTTTAGAAAGTTTATTATCGGACTTGGAGGGTCAGCTACAAGCGATTGCGGACTTGGTATGTTGGCAGCTTTGAAAGACATTTTTGGTAAAAATTGGCGTGATAAATTCTTACGAGATTTAGATATAACTTTAGCTTCAGATGTAAATAATCCTCTGTATGGTGAACATGGAGCAGCTGGAGTGTTTGGTCCACAGAAAGGTGCAACACCAGAAATGATAGTCTGTTTGGATCGTCGAGCACATACTTTTGCGCGTATGGCTGCTACTCAGTTGGGTTTTGATTGCTCTTTGAATAACGGTGCTGGAGCTGCAGGCGGATTGGGTTATGCTTTTATGCAGTTTATGAATGCCAAGATGAGGTCGGGTGCAGATGTACTTTTAGAAACTGTCAATTTTAATTCGCTTATAGAAGATGCAGATTTGATTATAACAGGGGAGGGTAGCGCAGATAGTCAGACATTAATGGGAAAGATACCGATAAGGGTTTTAGAATATGGTCTTCGCAAGAATGTTTCTGTTATGCTTATAGCCGGGAAGATAAAGGATGCGGCAGCTTTACTTAAAGCAGGTTTCTCACAAGTCCAATGTATTACACCAAAGGATATGATGCTTACAGAAGCAATGAAGCCTAACGTTGCAAAAGATAATATCCAAAAAGCTATTATGCAGCTATAA
- a CDS encoding transposase, which produces MRTTLREFAYNPRKIACYYGIAPFGRDSGTSVHTDPRVGFIANKMLKSLLTQAALAAVRTCPQIAKYYQRLIERGKKPMVALNNVKNKMIAIITAMVRNGCMYQSDNICVATQSVNVK; this is translated from the coding sequence ATACGAACAACTTTACGCGAGTTCGCATACAACCCAAGAAAGATTGCTTGCTACTATGGTATAGCACCTTTTGGACGTGATTCTGGCACAAGCGTACACACTGATCCACGAGTGGGCTTTATAGCTAATAAGATGCTCAAATCGCTCCTCACACAGGCTGCATTAGCCGCTGTACGAACTTGTCCACAGATTGCAAAGTATTATCAAAGGCTTATAGAACGAGGAAAGAAACCGATGGTTGCACTGAATAATGTCAAGAATAAGATGATTGCCATTATAACAGCAATGGTCAGAAATGGTTGCATGTATCAATCTGACAACATCTGCGTGGCAACGCAAAGTGTAAATGTTAAATAA
- a CDS encoding IS110 family transposase, with amino-acid sequence MKKVLIGIDFSKEKFDVAIIVKSTSMQVHAVFDNKVSGYRKMIKWIKSVVEEKTCSSWLFCGETTGGYSRMMSDWLYAQGYDVWIENALTIKRTFPLKRIKNDAVDAFMIAEYALRFEDKAQLYEPLSPALSGLRELFLCRHHLVRHRYSFQVRRIEKRFTQEKSPIKNTISQSARHIITEINKEIAKCDEKIKEYIESDDQLYSIFAIVTSMPGVGTINAVSLMVYTNNFTRVRIQPKKDCLLLWYSTFWT; translated from the coding sequence ATGAAGAAAGTTTTAATTGGCATTGATTTCTCAAAAGAAAAATTCGATGTAGCTATTATCGTTAAGTCTACATCTATGCAAGTGCATGCAGTGTTCGACAATAAAGTGAGTGGTTATCGTAAGATGATTAAGTGGATTAAGTCTGTGGTTGAGGAAAAAACATGCTCCTCTTGGTTGTTCTGTGGCGAAACTACGGGTGGATACAGCCGTATGATGAGCGACTGGCTATATGCTCAGGGGTATGACGTGTGGATAGAGAATGCACTAACCATCAAACGCACATTCCCTTTGAAGCGTATAAAGAATGATGCTGTTGACGCATTTATGATTGCTGAGTATGCTCTCCGCTTTGAGGATAAGGCGCAGTTATATGAACCCTTAAGCCCTGCTTTGAGTGGATTACGGGAACTTTTCTTGTGTCGTCATCACCTTGTACGTCACAGGTACAGCTTTCAAGTAAGACGAATTGAGAAACGTTTTACACAAGAGAAATCGCCTATCAAGAATACTATATCTCAGAGTGCCAGACATATCATTACAGAGATAAATAAGGAAATAGCCAAGTGTGATGAAAAGATAAAGGAATATATCGAATCAGATGACCAACTCTATAGTATTTTTGCCATTGTCACATCTATGCCTGGTGTTGGGACTATCAACGCTGTCAGTTTAATGGTATATACGAACAACTTTACGCGAGTTCGCATACAACCCAAGAAAGATTGCTTGCTACTATGGTATAGCACCTTTTGGACGTGA
- a CDS encoding IS1634 family transposase: MHANVQTRFNPATGDMAPYYRIKESYRDVQGHVHSLILLNIGFEPSLTAVQVRKIAYALTERFKNRSTPSLFKEHLDGLTPIEQAKADEWWIRMEKEGGIDRFNKEEQKSLRKYENYIDLETANYTDARNVGAEWLCKQTIDKLQLEGFLRKNGWTENAIHTALSALIVRTVYAVSERSSYYYLRDNSAAAELYSGVPGWTPGINSLYKITDKLYELKEQLEHHLCSITDALFNIDNKLMLFDLTNFYFEGSKRNSNKAKFGRSKEKRSDCKLLVLALCINKEGFIRYSSILEGNTADPKSLPNMIDTLAKRNPSRTKDTLVVMDAGVATEENLELIKKKGYNYLCVSRTKMKDYTLSDDNKSVTVMDARRQKITLKEVKTEDDEDYYLEITSPSKAMTESSMNRVWRERFEMELQRINEGISKKGGTKTYEKVVERTGRAIQKYPSIAKFYQISYIKNEKKPKQMLRVDWEIKDLSAMESGHGVYFLRSNVRTLSERVTWEYYNLIREIECTNRQLKNDLNLRPIYHQKDERSDAHLFFGLLAYWVVNTIRCQLKREGESCYWTEIVRRMSTQKLVTTKGKNPLGETIEMRQCSSPSKQAKQIYDKLNLKHSPFKKNKICRTQSP; encoded by the coding sequence ATGCACGCAAATGTACAGACACGATTCAACCCTGCCACAGGGGACATGGCTCCTTATTATCGCATCAAGGAGTCATATCGTGATGTGCAGGGTCATGTACATTCGCTAATTCTGTTGAATATCGGGTTCGAACCTTCACTTACTGCTGTACAGGTTCGAAAAATTGCATACGCTCTTACCGAACGCTTCAAAAATAGAAGTACACCCTCGCTTTTCAAAGAACATCTTGACGGTCTTACTCCTATTGAACAGGCAAAGGCTGACGAATGGTGGATCCGTATGGAGAAAGAAGGTGGAATCGATCGGTTTAATAAGGAAGAGCAGAAGTCGCTGAGAAAATATGAGAACTATATTGACCTTGAGACGGCAAACTATACTGACGCAAGGAATGTTGGTGCAGAGTGGCTCTGCAAGCAGACAATAGACAAGCTACAATTAGAGGGTTTTCTGCGCAAAAACGGGTGGACGGAGAATGCGATACACACGGCTTTGTCAGCATTGATTGTTCGCACGGTATATGCAGTTTCTGAACGTTCATCTTATTATTATTTGCGCGATAACTCGGCTGCCGCTGAACTTTATAGTGGAGTTCCTGGCTGGACACCAGGAATCAATTCTCTGTATAAAATCACTGATAAATTATATGAACTAAAGGAACAGTTAGAGCATCATCTGTGCAGCATTACTGACGCTCTCTTTAATATAGACAACAAGTTGATGCTCTTCGACTTAACCAACTTCTATTTCGAGGGCAGCAAGCGTAACAGCAACAAGGCCAAGTTCGGTCGTTCAAAAGAAAAACGCTCTGACTGTAAGCTACTTGTACTTGCATTATGTATCAATAAAGAAGGTTTTATACGTTATTCTTCTATCTTAGAGGGTAATACAGCAGATCCCAAGTCTCTACCCAATATGATTGATACGCTGGCAAAGAGGAATCCATCAAGAACAAAGGATACGCTCGTTGTCATGGATGCAGGTGTTGCCACGGAAGAGAACTTGGAGTTAATAAAGAAAAAGGGTTACAATTATCTCTGCGTATCCCGTACGAAAATGAAGGACTATACGCTCAGTGATGATAACAAGAGCGTTACAGTAATGGATGCCCGTCGACAGAAGATAACGCTGAAAGAGGTTAAGACAGAGGATGATGAGGATTATTATCTCGAAATAACATCTCCTTCGAAAGCTATGACAGAGTCGTCCATGAACAGGGTTTGGAGAGAGCGTTTTGAGATGGAACTGCAGAGGATAAACGAAGGAATCTCCAAGAAAGGTGGAACAAAGACCTATGAAAAGGTTGTTGAACGTACAGGACGTGCCATACAGAAGTACCCTTCTATAGCGAAGTTCTACCAGATAAGCTACATAAAAAACGAGAAGAAACCCAAGCAGATGCTGCGTGTAGACTGGGAGATAAAAGACCTCTCGGCAATGGAATCTGGTCATGGAGTCTATTTCCTCCGCAGCAATGTCAGGACACTTTCTGAACGTGTAACATGGGAATACTACAATCTCATTCGTGAGATAGAATGTACGAACAGACAACTAAAGAATGATCTCAACCTCCGTCCAATCTATCATCAGAAAGATGAGCGAAGCGACGCACACCTTTTCTTCGGTTTATTAGCCTACTGGGTGGTAAACACTATCCGTTGTCAATTAAAACGAGAAGGAGAATCCTGTTACTGGACCGAGATAGTACGACGTATGAGTACCCAAAAGCTTGTCACTACAAAAGGGAAGAATCCATTAGGTGAAACCATCGAGATGCGCCAATGTAGTAGTCCTTCAAAGCAAGCAAAACAGATATACGATAAGTTGAACTTAAAACACTCACCATTCAAAAAGAATAAAATTTGTAGGACACAGAGCCCATAA
- a CDS encoding DUF3592 domain-containing protein, with the protein MKRKHQRSIAYLVIALLGISLWHVWKSSKIAENTKGVVNRLYKNRATPYYSYSYNVDQKTYEGRGKQYGEYESLHIGDTITVYYQRSNPSNSEAYVRNNKQ; encoded by the coding sequence ATGAAAAGAAAGCATCAACGCTCAATAGCCTATCTTGTTATCGCACTTTTAGGAATCTCTTTATGGCATGTATGGAAGAGTAGCAAGATTGCTGAGAACACTAAAGGTGTAGTCAATAGGCTTTATAAAAATCGTGCAACTCCATACTACTCCTATTCATATAACGTAGATCAGAAGACCTATGAAGGTAGGGGTAAACAATATGGAGAATATGAAAGTCTGCATATTGGTGACACTATCACCGTTTATTATCAAAGAAGTAACCCCAGTAACAGTGAAGCTTACGTAAGAAATAATAAACAATAG